The window TCTGCTCATGAATACACTAGACCCATTAACAATGTGTCCATCAATGACATTATTTTTCGTGCTGTTTTGGCTAATAGGGGGGTGTAGCCGCCCCAATCAGCCATAAGAACATATACTTAATCTATTTGTCTCTTCATGAGTATGAGCCTGGTATAGATATTTATTGGTACAATTTGAGATCAGATGTAGTTTCTCTTGAATTACTTCTCTATACAAGAacattttgcagtattattacctgcCATACTGAATATATTAGGATCGGTCCACTTTAATCCTTTACTACGAGGGAAACTTCCAGCAACAATACAGAAGAGGCATTAGTGACCAGAACATTGACTTCCAGCAAGTAATACACGTGTGTCAGAAACACTGGCAACCCGATTATTAGTGCAGTAACATGTTTACACAGTGCATTCATCTTATCATGTCTCATCTACATACAGGGTATACATGGTTTAAGTCCAGTCTCACCCAGCCCCCAAAACACAATAGATTACTATCTTGATCTAAAATATTTCAATGCAATTTGAATTATTACAAAACTGATACCTGATACACAGCAAAAGAAACACAAAATAAGGGTTGTAGTAACATCTCTTGACCAGCAGGTGGGGTGGTGCACTTGGTACAGTCGGTGCACCAGCCTGGGTCACTCCCACAGCAGAGATATCAGTGAGAAGTGCAAGCAGAAGAGAGATAGTAACATAGACGACATAACTATATATCGTGAGGGTCTATCTGGCAGTCAAGAGCTAAGAGACACCATGAACTGAGACAGCGGTGCCGATCGGAGGATCAAAGTGGCGACTTTTCCTAGCTATAAATACATCGTGGTCTCTTGTATACTGGGGTAAAAGAATTTTTGGTCGATAATGTAAAGCACCAAACCTAAGTATACAGCAAATTGATAAAGGATTCCCTTGTTCTTCCTAAGAGGCGGCTAAGAATGTTGGAAACTTTATGCAAACACTTTATGGCAGTGACCTTCAGTAGTGATCTGGACATTATAGCTAAACATATACAGAGCTTGAGGTTAAAAAGTCATAAGTGATGTGGATCCTTTTGACTTCTGAATCTAAAAAAATATGACTTCTTATTCCAAGATCAAtaccgccactagagggagcttaagaGATCAATGCATACCTGTCCATGCATTGATATCCAATAATAAAGCAGTAGGCACcactgctccctctagtggtggcaggtAGCTTGCATGTTATGTCCTGCAAAAATAATTTATCAGGACTGCTAAGTAGAAATGTAAGAAGTCCACTGATAACCTTCATATAGAGCAGGTACGGATAGTATTGAgaaccttttaatttttttcactcTGTATTCACtcaaccaattggtaagatcaaaaaagttcttttattGCTCATTGTACACTTGTACAcatgtacactctgcactccatcttgacagaaaaaaacaaaatgtaggtatttttgctaatttattaaactaaaATGGTCACCTTTTGctgtgacatacactcaccggccactttattaggtacacctgtccaactgctcgttaacacttcatttctaatcagccaatcacatggcggcaactcagtgcatttaggcatgtagacatggtcaagacaatctcctgcagttcaaaccgagcatcagtatggggaagaaaggtgatttgagtgcctttgaacgtggcatggttgttggtgccagaagggctggtctgagtatttcagaaactgctgatctactgggattttcacgcacaaccatctctaaggtttacagagaatggtccaaaaaagaaaaaacatccagtgagcggcagttctgtggccggaaatgccttgttgatgccagaggtcagaggagaatgggcagaattggcgtcaacaacatgaaagcatggatccatcctgccttgtatcaacggttcaggctggtggtggtggtgtcatggtgtggggaatattttcttggcactctttgggccccttggtaccaattgagcatcgttgcaacgccacagcctacctgagtattgttgctgaccatgtccatccctttatgaccacaatgtacccaacatctgatggctactttcagcaggataatgcgccatgtcataaagctggaatcatctcagactggtttcttgaacatgacaatgagttcactgtactcaaatggcctccacagtcatcagatctcaatccaatagagcatctttgggatgtggtggaacgggagattcgcatcatggatgtgcagccgacaaatctgcggcaactgtgtgatgccatcatgtcaatatggaccaaaatctctgaggaatgcttccagcaccttgttgaatctatgccacgaagaattgaggcagttctgaaggcaaaagggggtccaacccgttactagcatggtgtacctaataaagtggccggtgagtgtatattacactCACATgccgtccatttccttctgatgctccttgagatggttttactccttcattagagtctagctgtgtttaattaaactgattggacttgattaggaaaggcacacacctttgTATACAAGACCTCGCagagcatgtcagagcacatgagaatcatgaggtccaaggaactgcccaaggagctcacagacagaattgtggcaaggcacagatctggccaaagaatttctgcagcagtcTAGGTGCCTAAGAGAacaatggcctccataatccttgaaCGGATGAAGTttaggacaaccacaactctttgtCTTCCAAACTCTTCCAGCAAAACTAAACAATCGtctgagaagagccttggtgtgagaggtaaagaagaaccccaagatcactgtggcggaGTCTGCTGACGAAAGCCTTTCTGCAGTGCAAGACATAAGAaaagccacatacagtttgcaaaaagacACATATagtactcccagactatgagaaataagattctctggtctgatgagacacagattgaactttttggtgttaattctaagtggtatttgtggagaaaaccaggcactgctcatcatctgccaaatacaatcccaactttgacacatggtggtggcagcaacatgctatgggggcagggacattactggttgtaattgaagttaccgtattttccggactataaggcgcacttaaaagccttggatttccttggaaatccaaagtgcgccttatagtccggtgcgccctatatgagggcagcggactctacttacataggtccccgctaccggagacagcagatctccagcgggaactgcagaccacgcggcacgaacagctTCTGCCGCGTggcctgcagttcccgctggagatctgctgtctccggtagcggggacctatgtaagtatgctattctccacctccccctcaccttcctcgCGTTCCGcatctcttctcggcgtcgcgtcccgtcgggtctccgctccgcccccggacctccgccacgccccgaccctgcgccttatagtccgatgcgccttatatatggaattattacatatataaggcgcatcggactgttgcgccttatattccggtgcgcctaatggcccagaaaatacggtaacataaatgcagccaagtacagagatattctggatgataacctcttccagagtgctctggacctcagactgggccgaaggtcctccttccaacaagacaatgacaataacaaagcagaggcatcagaacatctctgtgaccattcctgactggcccagccacagccggacctaaacccaattgagcatctctggagagacctgaaaatggagTCCAtgaacattcaccatccaacctgagggaactggagagaatttgcaaggaagaggcagaggatccccaaatccaggggggaaaaacttgttgtatcttcccaagaagactcctggctgcaccagctccaaagctgcttctactcaacactgagcaaaggggctgaatacttatgaagttgtgatatttcaggttttcttgtttaataaattaccaaaaatatcaacatttctgtttttttactgTCAAGGTGGGGGCAAAGCATATATTAATGACCAAAAAAAAGAATGTTTCTGAttgcaatgaaataaagagtgaaaaatgaaaaggggctctgaatactttccatacccgctCGGGGGGTGGGGagtatttttattgttattttaaggCTTATTCTGACAACCACATTTTAGTGTCTATACTGTAACTACCATTAGTGCATCATCCACAGTCCTTATGACACCATTAGGCAGATAGGGATGGGAAAATGTAGCTAGACCCAGCAGAATTGGTCCTAATGCTGATCTCGCATTACAGTAAGTCCAGTGTATAGACCCCTGCTGTATACATCTAATCTCTAATGGTCTGAATGAGTGTCCTTCTGCCATAAAGAATAAATGGAGGACTTGTTCCTATGTCAATATCTTGATTTCTCCATCAGATCACTCATAAATATCCTTTACGAGAGTGTATATAGTGTTTCTGTATAGAGTATAGACTGCACAGACAGTATAGTATTTCTGTATAGGTTCTATATAGTCCTAACCTTATTACGTAACTGCATGGAATAATGAATTCTTAAGACTGACTTGAAGACTAGAGATAATTTTCCAGGAGCCACAATCAGgggcgcaccagccatgaggcgagttgagtctcttgcctcaggcaccACCACTTacagcaagattgggagcagcaTCAGGGATGCAGTCAGATGCAATGAAGTAGGATCTGATGTAAGCatggaatcccccccccccatactgaaaAAAACCTAATATACATCTACTAGATGGGGGCAGATGGGGTCACTATTCCATAGCTCGCCTTCGGCAGAAGAGTTTAGGTTCCCCCCTGGCCACAATTGATGGTTTCTCTAGTCACTGCAGAATGAGGATGGTTTTAAATATCACTGACAATATATCATCTCTCACCTGACCCTTGGAGATATTTTCATTTGGGGTGGAGGCTGGTCTACAGATGAGAACATTACACCTCACAACCATGGGGTTGCAGTTCAGCTCACTTTGGCAGTATTAAGTACTGTAGATGGGCGCACTGTCTGAAAATGTTCCGATGTTGCTCCCGATTAAGAATTTCACATTGCaaaaatttttccacaaaaaGTTAATAAATGACACTTCAGCTCAGGGTTAAGGCAGCTGAAAAACAACATTctcaacaacaacaaaaatatatatatgtacataattttctcacaaaaaaaaaaatcactcctgTTTATCCTGACTGCGGGGGAAAAACTGCCAGAACGTCCgaaatttgtacaattttttggATGAAAGATAAAAAAGCATTTAACACTGAGAAATATAATCATGCTCCATATGTATTCATATAGAAGTAACATGCAAGGGTTCCTGCTTCCCATTTCCGAGGGTGACTATGGGTTTAGATTGATAAGTGCCCAAATAAATCTTATAAAAATCATAATCAAAAAGTTGACATAACTGTAGTGAAGGGCTATGGTGAGAATCTACGGTGCCTAGTGCAACATTCATAGTGTACAGAGTGACCGGTGTTGTACCTAACAATATACAGACCAATACGTTGCGTATATTGACACCTAACACTTCACTTTGATATGGCTCGGCTTAAAGAGAAACGTTGCCCAGACCTGGTGTGGTGATCTTCGAGTATTGAGGAGTACGTGTAGACCCTATAGTGTACAAGCTACACTAGTTACTAGTACATTCAGTGTTCTAAATTACTGTAATTTTTGGTGCTCCGAGACATCCATTAGTGGGACATAGTACGGAAACGTCTAAGCTACCATTATATGGACCGACGTGCCGAGGATGGAGAGTAGCAACTACTGTCATATCTTGTTGTGGAGACTGATGACCTTGTGTACTAAGTCACAGAAACCGCTCAAGACAAGTGTATGTATTACACTGCACAGCTACCGACGTTTTGATCCTTAAGGGTGGTAAAATCGTAATACAAAAAACGGTGCATTTCACCACAACGATAACATTCGCTATCACAATGATCAAATTTTCTATAGAAGACTAAAAACTGTGCTGCTTCATAAATGGCAGCACATGGTAACAACGTGTGCTAACACATCATATAGCACTTCCCGGGGACTCGGCGGGGAGTTAACTAGATAAGTAAAGTGTCAATTTATAGTCCTTGACAGACATCATACTGCGATACTTGTTCTGCATCAGGAGCTTTTTTTTTCATGATAATGCGCTGGATTCAGTAGTTCTACATCAATTCCAAATAGGAAAGTAGTCAAGCGGACAACAAGCAAAAAATGGGGATTACCCAAATCTAAAGAGTTCAATGAGTCAATTGTGATTAAAGCCTTTAATTCCAAAATGTCTGAAATTTGAGAGCAAATATTTGATCTCATGGTTGTTCCACGTGTTCTTTAACAACTTGGACCACTTGCGCCTTAAGCTAAACCCATAAATTTCAATCCTACTCAAAAGTCTCCCATCGTTTTCGGAGCTGTTCTACTTTGCCGGGTGATGGAGTTACTGCTTCTTTTGTTTTGTTGAGAAGCTCATCGAAAGGATCCTTTGCCTGACCTGGCTTAGAGGGGAGAAGGACAGGGTCTGCAATTTTTAAAGGTCTAGGAGGGATTGCTGGATACTCCCTGGGCTTAGCGCCTTGAGGTCTGGTGGAAGTCTTAGTTATAGGTAAAGTTCTATGGCCACTTGGGCCAGTGATAATTGGTGGAATGTTATGCCTTGTTTCCGAGGTTGGTTGACTTTGTTGCATTAGAGAAGGGCCAGATGGAACATGGCTCAGTAGATTATTTCCTGCCAAGGCTGGAGTTGGACGTCTTTGACTGTGATAAAAAACGGACCTAGAGAAGAGAGAGTTGGAGACAACTGGTGGGGTAAATGGTCTCGCTGTTATGCCAATCACAGAGACGGAATGGTCCGGTGGCATTGGTTGGATAAATGGATTAAGTGGTGAATGTATGAATGCAGGTTGTGGCGTGGAAAATCCCACGTGGTGAGGAAAAGCTGCAGGAGTGAAATCACTTTGTAAAGAGGTAAAACATGGAGTGCTGGAGTAATGTGGTGCTTCTGAGATCTGAAGACCACCACCGAGAGGAGGCATGGTCTCACTCTGTCCCTGACCTGCTATTAACGGATCTAAAAGACTAAGAATATCATCATTTACAGATATATCAGAGGAAACTTTGACAGGTTGTAACAAATCGATAGAACTAGAATCAGAGACTGGTCTTTGTCCATCCAACACTGATGGTTCTCCAAAGGGTCCTTGAAGGTTTTGTAACGGGAAGCTGATATTCTCACCAAGCTGTAGTTTGCTGGACTCGGCTACTGCTGGTACGCTGTGCTGCTTCGGGACTCTGAGTGCTGGTGGGGGTGGAACGATTCCCAACTCTGGTGTTTTCCTTCCATGTGGTCTTGGGATGGTGATATTACTTTGGCTGCTGCTTAATGTTCCCTCTTTATCCAATGGTAGTGATGTCATTTCCTTCTGTGGAGTACTTGTATCACTCCCAGGAAGGGATGTGTGTTTTTCCGGTGAAATCTGGAGATATTTGTTAGGGATAGCCATGTCATCCTGCCCCATGCTCCACAGTTTGTTGTACGGGTGACTGTATTTCATTGGTGGCACCAAGCGGTTTCTCTCTGGTACTGTGAGATCCATTCTCTGTCAAACAAAGTGATATTTTGGTTAGACATTGCGGCTTTGATCTGTATCATATTCGTGGGTTTATGGTCAATCATGGTTTTCAGTATTTCTGCTTACATAGATTTAAAAGAGCCATTGTTTGCTTTCACAGGCTGCAAAATCTTTCAAGGTGCAGCCCAGCAAATAGCAAGAAATTACAAACATTGTCCGTTCATCTTCGGGATATCAGATTTTATGAGAAAGGATCCCATATAATGGCTACAAGCAGAAATCTTGAAAACCACAACTGATGTGGAGATGCAGGGAATCATCGCCCCACTGATCTAAAAGTGATGACCGAATGTAAAGATAGTTTGTAATTATCGAAGACCTTGGGATTGGTCATCAATAATAAAATCTCTAAAAAAATTCCTTCAATACATTTAAGTTAGACATTAAACATAATTTTATCCTTGGCAGAATTTTAGTGCTGACCCATGTCATCTTACTCCTTATTAAAGAAGAACAAATCACCTGATAATCAAATGTGAAATGGTCTTCATGGTCCTCCTTGGGGGTTCTCAAGTCTTCCAAACTCTTGGCTTGACTTAGAAGTGGTGGTTGTGAATCCACATCGAAATTACTAAAGATATCTTCCAGTAGATTGATATTTGGGACCTCTGTGTGTGAGGTCTCCTGCTCCAGCACTGAATCATTGTCTTTTTCAGGGCTGATGGTCTCATCTCCATCGGCATCAGACTCCTTCAATGTTCGATACTGTTGAGGCCTAAGACAAATAGAAAGCTGTCAGCCATCAGATGTCATGTACACAACTTAAgtactgaaaaaataaaaatgatgctgACCTACATGTGGAGGTCACTCTATACGAGCATGCTTGATTGGTATCATATACAGTCTAACAGTGTATGGTTTTTCTCCTCATTAATATACAGAATTTTCACCTAAAATACATCAATATTATCTACTCTTGGGAAACATCATCTCCATATATCTATAAAAATGACCATTAAGATACCCGTGTTATGTATTCCACATATATCTTATCATGGACCTGATGTTCTTCATGTTGATCTACGTTAAGTGATAAAAAAGAGATGTAAGAGAGTAGGACAGAGACCATTCAAAAGGAGCAGAGAAGATAAAGTTTTCAGAGAAAGCGGAAACAGGATCCTCCTCCTGCAGGAACTCATCATCAGAGGAATCTTCAGAAAGGAAGACAGTATAGTGGCGTGTGGGCTTCACAACGCTGAGAAGACATGAGGAGAAGACAATTAGCAAGGTCAATGATCCATCCACTTAGAAGACTCAACTTTAGGACACAGTATAGCAACACATATCAAATATGAACTGGTATACTTGAGGTAACTTGATGTagttatgaataaaaaaaaaaaaagaagatacaGGTCCATGAAGTCCAAAGGATAATCTTTCATGAGGAGGAAATTAGCGGCTTCCAAAAAACCAGAAAATTAACACCCATTAGTTGTGACATTATTGGATCCCAGAAAAGCATCCAGACCCTCCTGAACTTACAGtaatcttacagtaaagaatccctgtctacgACTATGGTGAAACTTCATCTCCTCCATATAGTAGGAAAAGATAAAACGAGACCGTGCCCTCTTACATAGACCAATATTTAGGGTATACCGTCACCACAACTCAAGTGGACgtttaccttaaaaaaaaatctcatgttAGGGCTGCCCGAAAATGCCCGTTAGTCGGCCAAAATGCTCTTGGTTTCGTCAATTGTGTAGGTACCAGTAGGTGTGACTGGAAGGGATGGTTGGGAATGTTAGTGGGGTCCACACAATTGTAATGTTTAGGTAACGTGGGTTTACCTAAAAATTACTAATATGTAGAGGATGGCAACGTGTTGTGGTGAGCAGCTTCTCTTCACTGGAAGGCTCTGTAGATATGGTAGGATAATAGTACACAGGTAATACAAGAGATGACATATCACAGCAGTGATACACCATAAGTAGTCATGAGCCATGGTGTAGAGGTCATGAGGCTAATCTCACAAATTTGGGCACCCACTCTGGGATGGAATTTTGTCCACTTTTTGCGCATGGCATGCCCAAATTTAAGCAGGACTTTCTCTGAAAACTAGGCACTATACTGGGTATTGTCAGGAATGCATTAAAACCAGAGGTGAAGTGTTATAGGACTTATCACCTTGTCGTATGCATCCCTGGCCGGCCACCATTGTCTAATAGATTAGAATAATCTATTCTAAATTGACTCCTGGGAAATAGAAAATATGGGCAAATCTGAGTATTTTTTACAAGATCCATATTGTGATGGCTATGCCCCTGCAAGAATTATTCAGGAATGGTTTGAGGAGCATGCAGAGAAGTGGAAGTTTTGGACTAGGACTCCAAATTCTCCAGATCTTAATCTGATCTAACGTATGTGTCAAAGCCCAACCGGCAACATTTACGGAGGGTCTACTGTTTTGGCAACATGATGGGACCTATGTGCTCCTTATTAGGTTTTAGGTCTTTATCATTATGGatgatcaataaaaaaaatgttaagttAAATGTTTTTAGAAGTTGCCAGGTCCAGAATGACTTCTACGCGCTCTTCTACCTCCCGATAACAGGATACATTTTTCGTTATTTCCAAAGACTCTTTAACACTTGAAGATGTTTAGACTTCTCGGCCATTGAAGATAATTGAGATTTTGCTGAGTTGAGGCTCACTCTACGGTATGTCAGACGCTCATCATCATTGATCAAGACCACCGCCTGTAACGGCACGGAacatttcaccccccccccttgtgttAACACCTGCACGTGACACTGGTGACAGCTTGCTTCTTTTTAAATACCATGTCAGACACACATCCTGCAATAGCCGCGGGTAGCGCCGAGCCTGTGTGCATTATTACATGTGCATGGCTTTATTTTTAATGAGGAGGATAGGCATGGTGAGAAATCACGGACAGGCCTGCCTCACATCACTGTGGCCAGGACTAGGAACTGCTGACAAATGGAGATATCTCAAATTTAATTGACATTTAAATGAACTGGAGATAATAATGGGAGGAAggaggaaaaataataataaatacattttctatgGGACTAGAGGACTAGGAGGTTTTTAGATGAACAGCTATTGACTCTCAGACTATAATGGAGATCCCGAGCAAGATATCAGGATACCTTATTCATTATCTATCATACAACAAGAAGATGGAGCTCAGTGTGGTCATATGGTCGTAGTCTATTCATGTTATGGAGAAGAGGTGGTAGCAATCATGACATGTCCGAGCACTACACAGGATCTGCAGGTTTACATGTCTCAGATTTGCATACAAATTTCACTAGAAGATCAGAACCAGAAACCTAAGACTCAGACTGCTATGTAAGTGTAGATTAATATGCTGTATATAACCATAGCCCCATCTACAATGTGAGACTACCACTTCTCTAAGCAAGTTGTATTGAAATGCTCTATcatttatttctgtccattatacaatttctgagaaattcccatgttaatccatatgctaatgaggcagtgggTGCACCAAGGACCTGCCCTCAGCACCAGGAGTACTGCCGTTACTGCCCGGACCATTAACCTCTACATCAGATAAGCAGAAGAGAAGACGAAATTGGGAGAAGAGGGGAAGAAGAGGCCACGCCCCGGGAACACTtacagcctcattagcatacagattaaactgggagaataaaaaaaaagcaaaaatggtaTTAATCAATATATGTCATATAGAGAATTTTAGATGACTACTGCCAGGCATGAAGGTTGTCCTCCTGTCCTGTGATACCTCACAATCATCTGGGAATGTAAGAGCATGTCGTGTCTGGCATAGTGCGGTAGGGAACACAGTAACTGGCATGGTATGGGGTGACCCACTCTGGGAGCTCTCCATGACAGACATTATACACTAGGGAGTACAATGGCTGCTAATGTGTGGGTGGacttaacttaaaggaaacctaccacttgaagtggcaggtataagagggaactaccgagcttatttttgttagcgttttaaaccgcagtattgtggtttaaccggttcacgaccgcccgccatgtattcatggcggcggtcgcgttccgatgcatggagagggctcgcgggccgagccctctccatagccggtaagtctctgctgcatattaccggcaccgatcgcgggtgttttcttgctgatcgccgctccccgtgtcggcattgggggcggcgatccgtcgccatagtagcttcgggtctcacgaagacccgaagctacttcgggttaaccctgtagtatggcagtatatggtaggatcgatcagacaacctagggttaaagtaccctagggagtctgaaaaatagtaaaaataaaaaaaaaagttaaaaaaaaaattataataaaaaaaccctaaaaatgcaaatcacccccctttccctagaactgatataaatataaataaacagtaaaaatcataaacacattaggtatcgccgcatctgaaaatgcccgatctatcaaaatatgataacggtttttcactgcgtttaaccccgttacggaaaatcgcgtccaaagtcaaaactggcacttttttgccatttaaaaaaaaatttaaaattctataaaaagtgatcaaaaggtcatacagtcctaaaaataatataactgaaaacatcatcaaaagtcgcaaaagatgacaccaccctcaactccatacaacaaagtatgaaaatgttataagcacaagaagacggcaaaataaaaaaaaaatgaaaacattataaaacctatacaaatttggtatccctgtaatcgtaccgacccaaataataaattagatgcgtcatttgtggcgtgaagtgaaagccgtaacatccaagcccacaagaatacgacacaaatgcattttttcaccattttcactgcatttggaatttttttcccacttcccagtacatggcatggaatattcaatgtgatcactatgaagtgcaatttgtaacgcaaaaaacaagccgtcacatagctttttacgtgtaaaaataaaaaagttatagatttttgaaagtggggagtgaaaaatggaaatgaaaaaacgggaaagggcccggtccttaactggttaaaacacttttgaaactttatggccgaagctgcttcggcgcagggagatacgcgcttcctatgtagccgcgtgaacggtcgcgcgcatggtgcgccgagcgcgtacctccctgcgccgaagcagcttcggccataaagtttaaaaagtgttttaaaccgcgatactgcggtttaaaacgctaacaaaaataagctccggcaccagctcatcctga is drawn from Engystomops pustulosus chromosome 9, aEngPut4.maternal, whole genome shotgun sequence and contains these coding sequences:
- the DENND1A gene encoding DENN domain-containing protein 1A isoform X2, encoding MGSRVKQNPENTFEVYVEVSRPGENAPKQDPELQRIFPEDFSDQEVLQTVTKFCFPFSLDSLSASQVGQNFTFVLTDIDSKHRFGFCRLSSGAKSCFCILSYLPWFEVFYKLLNILADYSLKNQDIQRNELLETLYRLPIPEPGTEVHLSVHSYFSVPDPRELPSIPENRNLTEYFVAVDVNNMLHLYASMLYERRILICCSKLSTLTACIHGSSAMLFPMYWQHVYIPVLPPHLLDYCCAPMPYLIGIHSSLMEKVKGMSLEDVVLLNVDTNTLESPFDDLQNLPSEVVSALKNRLRKVSTTTGDGVARAFLKAQASLFGSYRSALKIEPEEPITFCEETFVSHRSSGMRPFLQNAIQLQLFKQFIDGRLDLLNTGNGFSDVFEEEINMGEYAGSDKLYHQWLSTVKKGSGAFLNTMKTRANPAMKNVYKFAKDHAKMGIKEVKNRLKQKDLTENGCSVAVEEPLPRMSPSPSAEKKDLKTREERRPITVHFGQVRPPRPNVARRPKSNAAVENRRTSISSPDHVVKPTRHYTVFLSEDSSDDEFLQEEDPVSAFSENFIFSAPFEWPQQYRTLKESDADGDETISPEKDNDSVLEQETSHTEVPNINLLEDIFSNFDVDSQPPLLSQAKSLEDLRTPKEDHEDHFTFDYQRMDLTVPERNRLVPPMKYSHPYNKLWSMGQDDMAIPNKYLQISPEKHTSLPGSDTSTPQKEMTSLPLDKEGTLSSSQSNITIPRPHGRKTPELGIVPPPPALRVPKQHSVPAVAESSKLQLGENISFPLQNLQGPFGEPSVLDGQRPVSDSSSIDLLQPVKVSSDISVNDDILSLLDPLIAGQGQSETMPPLGGGLQISEAPHYSSTPCFTSLQSDFTPAAFPHHVGFSTPQPAFIHSPLNPFIQPMPPDHSVSVIGITARPFTPPVVSNSLFSRSVFYHSQRRPTPALAGNNLLSHVPSGPSLMQQSQPTSETRHNIPPIITGPSGHRTLPITKTSTRPQGAKPREYPAIPPRPLKIADPVLLPSKPGQAKDPFDELLNKTKEAVTPSPGKVEQLRKRWETFE